A genomic region of uncultured Paludibaculum sp. contains the following coding sequences:
- a CDS encoding YciI family protein — MMMIKATQESEAGLPPNPELMAAVGKLTEEGVRSGVVVAAGGLSPSSQGARVQAKNGALAILDGPFAETKELIAGFAILEAKTREEAIEQGCIMMQLHLATLGPSYEGECEIRPMFGADVCPAASAA; from the coding sequence ATGATGATGATTAAGGCCACCCAGGAGTCCGAGGCTGGCTTGCCGCCCAATCCAGAACTGATGGCGGCCGTGGGCAAACTGACCGAAGAGGGGGTGCGATCCGGCGTGGTCGTGGCTGCGGGCGGTCTTTCGCCTAGTTCCCAGGGCGCGCGTGTACAGGCGAAGAATGGGGCGCTCGCGATCCTCGACGGCCCGTTTGCCGAAACCAAGGAGCTGATCGCCGGCTTTGCCATCCTCGAAGCGAAGACCAGGGAAGAGGCCATCGAACAGGGCTGCATCATGATGCAGCTTCACCTGGCAACCCTTGGGCCGAGCTACGAAGGCGAATGCGAAATCCGGCCCATGTTCGGAGCGGACGTCTGCCCTGCGGCGTCCGCCGCGTGA
- a CDS encoding DoxX family protein — protein MEFNTTSTSVSRGRLWAGRAMSGLASLFLLADGVAKLFKPAPVLEGTLQLGYAENVIIPLGIVLTVCTILYVVPRTSLLGALLLTGYLGGAVATHVRVGAPWFPVLFPVMMGTLVWGGLWMRDQRVRELLPLIGGLRQPGTSVEITASHLPQLGQ, from the coding sequence ATGGAATTCAACACCACCAGCACTTCTGTCTCTCGGGGCAGACTCTGGGCCGGCCGCGCGATGAGCGGTCTGGCCTCCCTCTTCCTTCTGGCCGACGGCGTGGCTAAGCTGTTCAAGCCCGCGCCGGTGCTGGAAGGAACCCTGCAACTCGGTTACGCCGAGAATGTCATCATTCCGCTGGGCATCGTCCTCACGGTTTGCACGATCCTCTATGTCGTCCCACGCACCTCGCTGTTGGGCGCGCTGCTGCTCACGGGCTACCTGGGCGGCGCGGTGGCCACCCATGTACGTGTTGGCGCACCGTGGTTTCCGGTTCTCTTTCCCGTGATGATGGGCACGCTGGTCTGGGGCGGGCTGTGGATGCGAGACCAGAGAGTGAGGGAGTTGCTGCCTCTCATCGGCGGACTGCGCCAGCCCGGAACGTCCGTGGAAATCACCGCCTCGCACCTCCCCCAACTGGGCCAGTAG
- a CDS encoding DUF1801 domain-containing protein: MKRDSKPPAAVQPDAVEAWAARLDPWQREIFEALCSLVAEEAPSATRLIKWGHPIWDHGGPFVLFKPASRHVTLGFWHGPSLPDPAGLLEGEGGSVRHVKLSALSDLAKFPVRQWIRAAVKFNAEVGDASKRK, from the coding sequence ATGAAACGAGATTCGAAACCACCTGCGGCGGTTCAACCGGATGCTGTCGAAGCCTGGGCTGCGCGCCTCGATCCCTGGCAAAGGGAGATCTTCGAGGCGCTGTGCAGCCTTGTTGCGGAGGAGGCTCCCTCTGCTACCCGCCTCATCAAATGGGGTCATCCCATCTGGGACCACGGTGGCCCATTCGTCCTGTTCAAGCCGGCCAGCCGCCACGTCACGCTGGGATTCTGGCACGGCCCGTCGCTGCCGGATCCGGCGGGACTGCTGGAAGGGGAGGGCGGCAGTGTCCGTCACGTGAAGTTGAGCGCGTTGAGCGATCTCGCCAAATTCCCAGTACGGCAGTGGATCCGGGCGGCCGTGAAGTTCAACGCCGAAGTCGGCGATGCGAGCAAACGAAAGTAG
- a CDS encoding NnrU family protein, with protein sequence MRERVVASSIMILAVVFGVGSLALFIGFPVGSVEATTTRWPLVGILLWDGLLSLVFFLQHSGMVRRQFRAKVAGVIPPPYYRAVYTIATGVVLAGVVVLWQPSRDHLLLVPGPLSWAARALILGAVALFLWGAFTLRDLDLFGLGSIRMHLRGGAEPAPVFIVRGPYRWVRHPWYLGAILLFWSSTDITSDRLLFNILWTGWIYVATRWEEADLLKDFGCAYEAYRRQVPMLIPWRRPYAASPAAAAQ encoded by the coding sequence ATGCGCGAACGAGTGGTCGCCAGTTCGATCATGATTCTGGCCGTCGTGTTCGGGGTGGGTTCCCTGGCCCTGTTCATCGGGTTCCCCGTGGGGTCAGTGGAAGCCACCACGACTCGATGGCCGCTTGTCGGCATTCTCTTGTGGGATGGTCTGCTATCCCTTGTCTTCTTCCTGCAACACAGCGGGATGGTACGCCGGCAGTTTCGCGCCAAAGTTGCCGGCGTCATTCCGCCGCCGTATTACCGGGCGGTGTACACGATCGCTACCGGAGTCGTGCTGGCCGGCGTTGTCGTACTTTGGCAGCCTTCCAGAGATCACTTACTTTTAGTCCCGGGACCTCTTAGCTGGGCGGCCCGAGCCCTGATCCTCGGGGCCGTCGCACTGTTCCTATGGGGTGCCTTCACACTGCGAGACCTCGATCTATTCGGCCTCGGCTCCATCAGGATGCACCTGCGAGGTGGGGCCGAGCCGGCGCCCGTGTTCATCGTCCGCGGCCCCTATCGCTGGGTGCGCCATCCCTGGTACCTCGGTGCGATCCTGCTTTTCTGGTCGTCCACCGACATTACCTCCGACCGCTTGCTCTTCAACATCTTGTGGACCGGATGGATCTACGTCGCTACCCGGTGGGAAGAGGCCGACCTGCTGAAGGACTTCGGGTGCGCGTACGAGGCGTACCGCCGGCAGGTGCCGATGCTTATCCCCTGGCGCCGTCCATATGCGGCCAGCCCGGCCGCCGCCGCCCAATAG
- a CDS encoding DinB family protein, giving the protein MELESWWKPSLLRQFAAAIAMIEKAIRDCPDEIWADSARPPEWHDRDIVGFWYVAYHTIFFLDLYSSESATGFQPPPPFTADEMSPEGLLPHQPYTKDELLDYLGATRRKLADRVGQLTEQSVLLPCGFSWLKMNVAELQLYNLRHVQHHAGQLYLVLRQQAGAAPRWVSVAPIDGSLPE; this is encoded by the coding sequence ATGGAACTGGAAAGCTGGTGGAAGCCGTCATTGCTGCGGCAGTTCGCAGCGGCAATCGCCATGATTGAGAAGGCGATCCGGGATTGCCCAGACGAGATCTGGGCCGATTCAGCCCGGCCGCCTGAGTGGCACGATCGAGACATCGTCGGATTCTGGTACGTTGCGTATCACACCATCTTCTTCCTGGATTTGTACTCTAGCGAATCGGCAACCGGATTCCAGCCGCCTCCACCTTTTACGGCGGACGAGATGAGTCCGGAGGGATTGCTGCCCCATCAGCCCTATACGAAGGACGAATTGCTGGACTATTTGGGAGCCACGCGCCGCAAGCTGGCGGACCGAGTGGGCCAACTCACTGAGCAATCGGTACTGCTCCCTTGCGGCTTTAGCTGGCTGAAGATGAACGTGGCCGAGCTGCAGCTGTACAACCTGCGGCACGTTCAGCATCATGCCGGTCAGCTCTATCTGGTCCTCCGCCAACAAGCCGGAGCCGCTCCGCGTTGGGTCTCGGTCGCGCCCATCGACGGCAGCCTCCCGGAATGA